A single genomic interval of Zingiber officinale cultivar Zhangliang chromosome 4A, Zo_v1.1, whole genome shotgun sequence harbors:
- the LOC121970711 gene encoding F-box protein SNE-like, with product MLPEEEGRRFSINDNADLLGEILGRLDGRSLATAACVCRLWSAVGRREGVWESVCHRHARPCGDECGSTTRAVVAALGGYRRLYRLCIGPALDRLADGGRVPLSLSLSLFSIDCYERLGVGAAAGGRQQQTPASLLFLCKPVDVS from the coding sequence ATGCTGCCGGAGGAAGAAGGGAGGCGCTTCTCCATCAACGACAACGCGGACCTGCTGGGGGAGATACTTGGGCGGTTGGACGGCCGGTCGCTGGCGACGGCCGCGTGCGTCTGCCGGCTCTGGAGCGCCGTCGGCCGCCGCGAGGGCGTGTGGGAGTCCGTCTGCCACCGCCACGCACGGCCCTGCGGCGACGAGTGCGGCTCCACGACCCGGGCTGTGGTCGCCGCACTCGGCGGGTACCGCCGGTTATACCGCCTCTGCATCGGCCCGGCCCTGGACCGGCTTGCTGACGGCGGCCGAGTGCCCCTGTCGCTCTCGCTCTCGCTCTTCTCCATCGACTGCTACGAGAGGCTGGGCGTCGGCGCCGCCGCCGGCGGGAGGCAGCAGCAGACGCCCGCGTCGCTGCTGTTCCTGTGCAAACCCGTCGACGTGTCTTGA